Proteins from one Anopheles nili chromosome 2, idAnoNiliSN_F5_01, whole genome shotgun sequence genomic window:
- the LOC128721624 gene encoding uncharacterized protein LOC128721624, which yields MAQKLTSLAGLVALVAVVGAVPAQKYAPGIEIMPAANPQNGQPNYIVVDKDNTQTSSNSQGSGDYPDPHETHGASSPSTSGFPSTHHFSQQPQQFQHTMNPSTSGFPSSQHFSQQPQQFRQTKNYQRHTPDGVEYGTQSEFRSIQQSHGPVVGNHVLPGPHRPAQGHNHQIVAMHGPVVTHHQHFMSDDFSDGEPSFYQQRVFGTNSNHLSSNDLPLQFLRVQ from the exons ATGGCGCAGAAACTAACCTCCCTGGCCGGGCTAGTGGCCCTAGTGGCAGTTGTTGGAGCTGTTCCGGCACAGAAGTATGCACCCGGCATCGAGATAATGCCGGCCGCAAATCCCCAGAATGGCCAGCCGAATTACATCGTCGTCGACAAAGATAATACGC AGACCAGCTCTAACTCCCAAGGATCGGGTGACTATCCGGATCCACATGAGACCCACGGAGCTTCTTCACCATCGACATCTGGCTTCCCAAGCACGCATCATTTCTCGCAACAACCCCAGCAGTTCCAGCATACGATGAATCCATCGACATCTGGCTTCCCAAGCTCACAACATTTCTCGCAACAACCACAGCAGTTCAGGCAAACGAAGAATTATCAAAGGCACACTCCGGACGGTGTTGAGTACGGAACGCAAAGCGAATTTCGCTCCATCCAGCAATCGCACGGTCCGGTTGTGGGAAACCACGTGCTGCCAGGACCCCATCGTCCGGCGCAAGGACATAACCACCAGATAGTAGCGATGCATGGTCCGGTGGTGACACACCATCAACATTTTATGTCCGATGATTTCTCCGATGGGGAACCGTCGTTCTATCAGCAACGTGTATTCGGAACGAACAGCAATCACTTGTCGTCGAATGACCTGCCGCTGCAATTTTTGCGGGTTCAATAA